In Candidatus Paceibacterota bacterium, the following proteins share a genomic window:
- a CDS encoding MGMT family protein, which yields MFKEKVFAVVKKIRAGKTLTYKEVAAKAGSPNAYRAVGNILNTNYDPKIPCHRVVRSDGKTGGYNRGKSKKEALLKAEALVFRSREGV from the coding sequence ATGTTTAAAGAAAAAGTTTTTGCGGTGGTCAAAAAAATTAGAGCTGGAAAGACTCTCACCTATAAAGAGGTAGCGGCAAAAGCCGGTTCTCCCAACGCCTACCGTGCAGTAGGGAATATTTTGAATACCAACTATGATCCTAAAATTCCTTGCCACCGAGTCGTGCGATCGGACGGGAAAACAGGAGGCTATAATAGAGGAAAATCCAAAAAAGAGGCCCTTCTAAAAGCTGAAGCTTTGGTTTTTAGATCGAGGGAGGGTGTATAA